DNA sequence from the Colletotrichum destructivum chromosome 9, complete sequence genome:
GCCCAGGCTCAGgcacagacacagacaggCACACTCGACCTTTCTTCCAAACACGGCGAGCTTCTCCCATTGCTTGCCGTTGCGCCGCctgctcccctcccctcccctcccctcccctcccggGATTCAGATCAGATACACCACGGACACCAAACTATCCATACACACAACATACACATCATACATACctgtacacacacatatacaaGAAACAACACACACGCCCCCCAACCAAACTCAACCTGGCCCCTCCGTTTTCACGTCCGGCCTTCTCAACTCACTcagtcactcactcacacagGCTACCTACCTGCTTGTTTGATTGATTGCTTGATTGCTTGTCCCCCTCGCCTCCTAACCCATTCTTCTCCCCTAACCCCCTTCCTCCTGGTCTCCTCTCACCATCCCCGCCACCTACCTCCCGTCTGCGTcgcgttgcgttgcgttgcgttgccCTGCGCTGGCCCAAGTAACTGGACATTGACTGGACCGGACCGGACCGGACCAGGCAAGGTCCTGACTGACTGGGACTTGCGACTGGGACTGCGACTGGGACCAGTTACTCTCCTCCGAGTTGCCCATAGCTTGTCCATGGCCGCCACCTGctcctcctttccctccgcttcctcctGCTCCCACTCCCTCCTCTCGGATCCGGCCTGACCCTATTTTCTCTTCGTCTCTtgttttttattttatttttcttTCATAAACATTGTGTACGCATGTACATATATATCCAGCATGGATCCTCCGGGGCAGCCTGATAACAAACGCCCCCGTCTGTCGAGTACCAACTCGTGGTCACCGCAGCATCAACAACTACCGCCACTCcaccacccgccgccgccgcctcctcctccgtcctcctcgcACCCGTCGACGCCTCACCAGGCCCATACTCTGCCGCCTCATCACCcctcgcagcagcagcagcagcccgccCCATATAACAACCaccagccgcagccgccctATCCTCCTCGGTCCGTCGAGCCTCACCACCCTTCCCACGCGGCGccccaacaccatcaccccGACGACCGACGACACCATGACCAAGAGCCTCCCTACGCGCCGATGCAGGACCACTACCGACACCCGCCCTCGCCTGCCCACCCGCACTACCCTCCCTaccacaacaacaataacaacagAGACCCCGGAAGCGTGAAGAGGGAGCCGCACGAAGAGAACCTTGCCCACCCGCGACGCCCGCACtcgaccggcggcggcgcgccgccaGACGGCCTACCTCCCCCGCCGcactcggcgccgcctcaCCCTTCTCAccaacctcatcaacccTACCCCGACGACTCGAGACGACACATGAGCTACGACAGCGGGCCTCAGCAGATGCCCCCCACGCCGGGGGGCTATCGAGGCAGCTACCCCCCTCCGCCCATGGCCCAATCCcagccgccaccgccgcctcctccccagCACTACGAACAACCGCCTCAGTACCAGGCTCCTCCAGAGTCCATCTATAACAATATCCAATACTCGTCCACCGCGAAGCGCAAGGCGACACGAGCCTCCCAGGTGCGAAGCCCTCGgccagcctcctcctcctcctacccCCCGTACCCCCGTTGCGCCATGTTGCGCCATGTTGCGCCATGTTGCGCTGCTTGATGGGCCGTTTGGCGCTAATTTACCCCCCGTGTTCGACGTGTATAGGCTTGCGATAGCTGTCGACAGCTCAAGGCGAAATGTGATGAAACCAAGCCTTGCAAAAGTTGCAGAGAGAAGGGTGTCGAGTGTAAATATCGCGACCCCATCCCAAAGGCGTCAGTCGAGTttgcctcccctcccgcTCCTAAAGTATCTTGCTGACCGGTCGACAACACAGCATCGACAAGGGACAGACCGacatcctcgaggccatctcCGAGATGAAGTGCTCCATGGAGGCCAAGATGGAGGCCAAGTTCGAGGCCCAGatcgaggcccagcagcGGTGGATGAAGAAGTTGGAAAACACGCTCAAGATGCACAACATCAAGATCGAACCCGAGATGCAGCCGGCAGACCACTCGCCTATCCATCAGAAGTCCATTGTAAAGTCGCCAtcgcccgtcgccgccgctgacgccgacaccgccgccgccgcgcccatGCTCGAGAGGTATCCCGCGCCCGATGTGGACATGGACGAGCCGCAGCCCATGGCCGTGGGCGAGACGGACCTGCCCCAGCAGATGCACGATgccgaagatgccgatgaaCATATGCCTCCAGGAGAACCCGTGGCACCGGGCGCGCCGTCCATCCCCGCCAACCACACTACCCGAGCCGACATGCTGTTATCGTGGCCAGGCATCAAGGAGATGACCCAGGGGGTCttggagagggagggcgtCAGGTACCCCCAGGAGTATCCCATCGcccaggaggagaagcgcggAGTCTTGCGCCTTtacggccgaggcgagggcAGCGGCCAAGAGAAAACGACCCCAGCTACCAGTGCTACGGCCGCCGCATACGAACGgagcaacgccgccgaggcgtTTGGCActgtcgacgccatcgacgacaactTTTCCGAGACGGGCaactcgccctcgccggggGAGGCTTGGGGCCAGGTCGGAGGGCTCAGTCCGCCCACGAGCGTTGGCTACACCAGCGgcaccctcgtcggcgacggccatccGGACTTCTCCGAAGAGACGGTCAAGTCGTACGTGCACAGCTTCGAGAAGCACATCCTCAGCCTGCACCCCATCCTgccgctcggcgacctgAGGAGCCTGGTCAAGCGCTTCTTGGACAGCCTCGCGCAgaccgagaagaagacaaagcCTTCGGCTCCCGGCGTCGCCAAGTTCGTGCCGCCGGCAAACTTCTCGGAAATGTCAAACAAGCGGAAGCGCTCGCCCGCAGGCGACCAGCCCGACGAGCCTGCTCCGCTGCCCAGGAAGCCCGGCCGGCCGCACAGGACCATCGAGAACGCTCTCGTCTTggtcatcctcgccctcggcaagaTCTGCCAGCACGAATCCAAGATCCCCGACCTGCCTCGAGACTTTCCCGAGCACAACCACAACTCGCCGGCCAACCGGAACGGATACCCGTCCTCGCCCGGCGCGCAGGCATCACCCCCTTCCTACTCGGCGCACTCGCAGTCCTCAGGGCTGCCTTCGCCCAAGGAGCAGAACAACAGCCTGCCGAGCCGCCGGCACTCCATGCAGGGCACCGGCGCCCTCAAGACGGGCCAGTCCCTGAGGCGCAACTACGACATCATCCCGGGGCTGGAGTACTTTGCCTACGCCTCCGACATTATGGGCAATCACATGGCCGGATGGACTATGAAGCACGCGCAGACCTTCATCTTTGCTGGTCTGTACTACGGCCAGCTGGGTCGGGTTCTGGAGAGTGACGCCATgttcttcaacgccgcccgATCACTGAACATGATTATGCGCCGGTAAGTAATACAAGACTGATGAAGGTGGATTGGGGTAGGAGTCAATGGCTGACGAAAGCTTAACTATACAGCGACATGAGCCGCTTCTTTAAGATGGGAGTGTATAATCCTCCGGAAAAGAAGCGAGACAACCTTACTCTCCTCGCGTTCTGGAGCTGCCTGCAGTTGGAAAAGTAAGTGGCAACTAGCCTATCCTGCCGTCAACCCTCTAATCCGTACTGACTTGACTGCTACTTGGCAGCGATATCATTGCGGAGCTTGAACTCCCACGGTCAAGGTGTCAGGACTATGAAGAACAGATGCCATGGCCCAACATGGCGCTCATGGACCCCGACTTCTCGGTCCGTGTCCGCGACTCTTACATCGGACAGCTGTACCTGCGCAAGACGCTCAACACCATCCACACGTTGCTGTACGATCCCAAAGAACAACACGTATCAGTGTACGACAAGATGAGAAAGGTCCAGGCCCTGGAGCAACAACTGCGAAGCATGACGTGGGTTTCCAATGACTTTAGGTTCAAAGAGGAAGACCCCCCCGCGACCGACCTGCTTGACGCGAGACTGCGCGCCAAGTACTGGGGCGCCCGGGTCATCATCTACCGGCCCTTCATCAGGTTCATCCTGGAGGTCTCGGAGAGGCTCAAGCAACGATCTGACGACTCGGGTATGCTGAACAAGGAaaacgtcgccgccatcggcgtctTCAACCCGCACGACGCCTCCGCACTCGTGGGACACGGCTCTCACGGCATCCGCGGacacgacgagctcgacccGGAAGTGAAGGCTTGGGCCGAGAGAGGCATCAAGGCCCTCATCCAGAGCACCCGGGCCTTCCACGGCGTTGACAGCAAGCGACTCCTCGTGACCAACATCTTTGGCACAGCACATGCGTAAGTAAACAGCTAGACCCTTTGGAgggcaacccccccccccacctcccCCGGCCCCCGGCGGGCCCCCTCTTGCGAAGCAGAAGCGAACAACGGCTAACCCATTCTTGTAGGCAATGGGGCAACCTATTGATCTTGGCCGCCGCTTACAAAGACCCTTACCTCCATCGCCTCATCGAACGGACGCAGCTGCAGGAACTCTTCAGGAAGACCATTGACATGCTCAACATGCACGCCCAATCCTCCAGCGCGCTG
Encoded proteins:
- a CDS encoding Putative zn(2)Cys(6) fungal-type DNA-binding domain-containing protein gives rise to the protein MDPPGQPDNKRPRLSSTNSWSPQHQQLPPLHHPPPPPPPPSSSHPSTPHQAHTLPPHHPSQQQQQPAPYNNHQPQPPYPPRSVEPHHPSHAAPQHHHPDDRRHHDQEPPYAPMQDHYRHPPSPAHPHYPPYHNNNNNRDPGSVKREPHEENLAHPRRPHSTGGGAPPDGLPPPPHSAPPHPSHQPHQPYPDDSRRHMSYDSGPQQMPPTPGGYRGSYPPPPMAQSQPPPPPPPQHYEQPPQYQAPPESIYNNIQYSSTAKRKATRASQACDSCRQLKAKCDETKPCKSCREKGVECKYRDPIPKAIDKGQTDILEAISEMKCSMEAKMEAKFEAQIEAQQRWMKKLENTLKMHNIKIEPEMQPADHSPIHQKSIVKSPSPVAAADADTAAAAPMLERYPAPDVDMDEPQPMAVGETDLPQQMHDAEDADEHMPPGEPVAPGAPSIPANHTTRADMLLSWPGIKEMTQGVLEREGVRYPQEYPIAQEEKRGVLRLYGRGEGSGQEKTTPATSATAAAYERSNAAEAFGTVDAIDDNFSETGNSPSPGEAWGQVGGLSPPTSVGYTSGTLVGDGHPDFSEETVKSYVHSFEKHILSLHPILPLGDLRSLVKRFLDSLAQTEKKTKPSAPGVAKFVPPANFSEMSNKRKRSPAGDQPDEPAPLPRKPGRPHRTIENALVLVILALGKICQHESKIPDLPRDFPEHNHNSPANRNGYPSSPGAQASPPSYSAHSQSSGLPSPKEQNNSLPSRRHSMQGTGALKTGQSLRRNYDIIPGLEYFAYASDIMGNHMAGWTMKHAQTFIFAGLYYGQLGRVLESDAMFFNAARSLNMIMRRDMSRFFKMGVYNPPEKKRDNLTLLAFWSCLQLENDIIAELELPRSRCQDYEEQMPWPNMALMDPDFSVRVRDSYIGQLYLRKTLNTIHTLLYDPKEQHVSVYDKMRKVQALEQQLRSMTWVSNDFRFKEEDPPATDLLDARLRAKYWGARVIIYRPFIRFILEVSERLKQRSDDSGMLNKENVAAIGVFNPHDASALVGHGSHGIRGHDELDPEVKAWAERGIKALIQSTRAFHGVDSKRLLVTNIFGTAHAQWGNLLILAAAYKDPYLHRLIERTQLQELFRKTIDMLNMHAQSSSALAIDMHILQHIEKELFFNEPRVSSGSFSSSASMTGPTIPPPPPPPTHHNQGPMSMSYAVEPNHHSAHNSPSQGPRILSNGSGHPPNHGQSYHGHAVYPTQPGQQPMQM